ACCGGATGTTCCACTTGAATGCGGGTATTCATTTCCATGAAGTAGAAGTGACCATGAGCATCCAAGAGAAATTCTACTGTTCCTGCACCGACATAGTTAATGGACTGGGCTGCTTTCACGGCTGCTTTTCCCATTTTTTGCCGTAAGTTAGCATCTAAAACCGGACTCGGTGACTCTTCAAGTAATTTTTGGTGACGACGCTGAATGGAACAGTCTCTTTCTCCCAAGTGTATGACATTCCCATACTGATCAGCGAGGATTTGAAATTCAATATGACGGGGACGTTCAATAAATTTTTCTAAGTAGACACCACCATTACCAAAAGCAGCTTCTGACTCTCCCTTCGCCGCTTGAAAGAGCTTACTTAACTCGCCTTCATGGTGGACTAAACGCATTCCCCGCCCTCCCCCACCAGCAGTGGCTTTCAGCATGACTGGGAAGCCAATGTTTCGAGCAACGCGATAAGCCGTTGTTTCATCAGCTAATAAGCCATCACTACCGGGAACCACCGGAACCCCTGCTTTTTGCATGGTTTCTTTTGCTGTTGATTTGTCTCCCATTGCGCGAATGGCAGCCGGCGTCGGTCCAATGAAGTGAATTTGATGATCAGCGCAAATTTCAGAGAATCTGGCGTTTTCGGCTAAAAACCCATATCCGGGATGAATGGCAGTTGCGTTACGAGTCAGGGCAGCAGCAATCAGGTTAGGAATATTCAGGTAACTTTTACTCGAAGGCGGTTCGCCAATGCAGACACTTTCGTCAGCCAATTGAACATGAAGCGCATTACGGTCAATGGTAGAGTGTACGGCAACGGTGGTAATGCCGAGTTCTTCACAACTATGTAAAATTCGCAGGGCAATTTCCCCACGATTCGCAATTAGGATTTTAGAAAAGGACATTGGTAACTATAAAAATGCAGATATTAAAGTTGTTTTTTCTCCGAAGCAATAACTCTAACCAGTGACCCTTGACCAATTAGTCACATCAACCGAATTAAGATGTTGTCAATCAAACTCTCAACCAATCATCGCTCATCACTCATAAATTGTTTCGTCTTCTTCCCGCCAAGCTGGATCGACCATACAAACAAATACTAATGGTTCATCGCCACAATTATGGACATATTGACGTGCATTGGGGGGAATATAAATGGCATCTCCTGGCTCAATCACTTGGCTTTCGTTATCTATGTGCATTTCCCCTTTGCCTTGCATAATGTAATAAACTTCGGAGGTCGTTAAGGAGTGGGGAATAGACGTTTGACCAATTGGGACAATGGCATGAGCGAGACTATAGCGTAGCTCTAAAGGCTGCTTATCCGGATGTAACAATTCTCGTAAAATTGTGCCATCCCCCGCTGTAAATTCTTCGCATTCGTTGAGTTTTCTTACTAACATCTTTTCCTAAATCCTTATGTTCAATTCAAACCTGATCGCGGCGAATAATCTTGACAATTAATGGCTTGTTCTGTGTTGGCAATCAGCGGTTGAATAGTGCATTTCAGTCGGTGATCATTGGTAAAAAATTGACAATTTGCACAGGGAATTTTGTGCATGGTTTCACCTCGTCTCACAGCGCTATAGATGGCACTGAGCAGTGTCCAAATCAGCAGAATGGTGAACCCCCAAGCCAAAACAAAGCACAGGGGAACCAAAAAGGGTTGCAGTAATGAAAGTAGGGTGTTGAGGAATGTAATCAAAACAAAACCAGGGATTAATTGCTGTTCTTGGCTCATCACGCTCGGTGAAAATTACCAATTCTTTATCGTATCACAGAGCATCCCTGGAAGATTAAGTCAAGTAATGGAGATGGAGTTTAGACACTAATCTTCTCTTTGAGTTCTGATAGTTGTTGTTGGTTAAAGATGCGTTTAAGGAGTGCGGCTGCGGCTTGGGGCTCGGCTGGAATTAAGACATGAGGGATAGAAGCATTGGCTAGACGATTCAAGCTTTCGCCAATTTTGATTGCTTGGGGTTGCTCGAGTTCGATGCAATCTGCCCCTTGTTTGAGTTCTTTAATTACGACTGGGGCAAGGGTACGATAGGAGTGTTTTGGATTGACGATCGCGCTGTTGGCTGTCTCAACCAATTGTCGCCAGTTCGGATCATCCTCTGCTAATCCTTTAGCACGATGACAAATTTGTGACAAAGTTTGGCGCGTCTCAACAGTGTCCTCTCCTTTAAATAATTGCAACATTTCTCGTAACAGCGGTCGGATCTCAATGACCTGATTTTCAATCGCAGTTGTGGGTTCAGCGGTTGCAGCTCCGCCGAGATCAGCGATTACTGCTTTTACATCGGCACATTGATCTAAATGTTCCTGTAATTCCTTAAATTGAGATTCTGCCCCTTTAACGAGTTCTTTGCCTTGGCCTTCACTCAAGCCCTCTGGCGATTGCAAGCGCGCGATCAAATCTTTTAGTACATCAAAAGCAGAAAGAAACAGTGACTCGAGTTTTTCATCAACATTGACTTTGCCATCCCGAAACACCTTAAAGGCATCTTCAAGACGGTGAGCCGTTTTTTGGATGCTGCCATAGCCCAACATTGCCCCGCCTCCTTTAATGGAGTGGGCCGCCCGAAATAATTCATCAATTTGTTCTGAATCTTCACTCGCACTCGATAGGTTCAGTAGTCCTTGTTCGAGTGTTTCTAGATGTTCTTTCGCCTCTTCAATAAAATACCCGAGGATGCGTTGTTGATTATCGCTCATAATAACCTTACCTTGGCTAGATCCCAATGTTTTTATCCTACCCTGTTCACGTGATGAGATAACTTGCCCAAGCCGTGACTTGTTCTTCACTTTTTTCTTCGGAAGAGCCAGAAGCAGTTTTGTCGCGGATCAGTAAACGCCAAGTTTTACCCTCCGCTTGCCGCTGTAGATAAATGTCAAACTCATTCTTCTGTTGCGTAATCTCTTGACGAGGCAAATTGAGTTTAAGGGTATACGTGCCACTGACTTCATAAGTGGGTAAATCAGCGATATAAAGGGGATTCAGCGTTTTGACCTTAAGATTTTTGACGTCAAAGTTGGTAGGGGTGGAACGGTCCAGTTGGGTGTTTAAACGATCTTCGGTCAGAGTGAGTTGGCGCGCGATCGCGTGCTTAATAATTTCTCGCCCCGGCGCTAACCCTTTCGGTGGGGTATTGCCACCACAAGCTGTCAACAAAACCACAAGCAGTAAGATGAAAATAAGCCGAAGCTGGTGACCAATGGTTAAAACAGGCGGTTGCTTAAACCCAAAGCGCAAGTGCTGAGGTTGAAAAACTTTCATGACCTGACCTCCCTTTCCTTTACCCCTGATTCCGAGCCAATTTGATCGGTCAAAACTCTAAGATAACCTAAAATTCACCCTCTCTTGAGCGTTGAATATATTAAGATATTTGACAACTTGCTTGTAGAAATTAAAAATAGATCATTTGTTGTCAATTTATTGAGGACTTGTAGAGAGATCCAATCAAATATGAAAATAGCAGTTACCAAAGAAATTGAAGTGGGAGAGCGCCGAGTGGCGCTAATCCCTGATATTGTCTCCCGTTTAGTCAAACAAGGCTGGGAGATTCAGGTCGAAGCTGGGGCAGGAGAAGCAGCCTTTTTTAGCGATCGCGCTTATGAAGAAGCCGGTGCTACTATTATCACTGATAAAGCAACTTTATGGCAAAGTGCTGATATTATCACTAAAGTCTCCGCACTCAAAGAAGAAGAACTCCCCCTCCTGCCAAAAGGAAAATCAGTGATTGGTTTACTCGACCCGTTAGGCAAGCCGGAATTGATTCAAACCCTAGCAGAACAAGGGATTAATAGCTTTGCCCTCGAACTCATGCCTCGGACTAGCCGTGCCCAAAGTATGGATGCACTCTCTTCCCAAGGCAATATTGCGGGTTACAAAGCAGTATTACTAGGGGCAACAGCATTGCCAAAATTCTTCCCGATGTTGACGACTGCGGCAGGAACCATTCGCCCAGCCACCGTTTTTATCATTGGGGTTGGGGTAGCCGGTTTACAAGCCATTGCTACTGCGCGTCGTTTAGGAGCATTGGTGGAAGCCTTTGATATTCGCCCAGAAGTGAAAGAACAAGTACAAAGTCTGGGCGCAGATTTCGTGGAAATGTCCTTTGAAGAAGAAACCACTACTAAAGATGGTTATGCCAAAGAAGTTTCCAAAGATGCCAAACAACAGTCCCAAGAACTGATTGCCAAGCACGTGGCAAAAGCTGATGTCGTGATTACAACCGCACAAGTCCAAGGTAAACGTGCTCCGCAATTGGTGACCAATGACATGATCAAGCAAATGAGACCCGGTTCTGTTATCGTTGATCTGGCTGGAGAGCAGGGTGGAAACTGCGAACCCACCGAAGCCGGAAAAGATATTCAAGTTGAGCCGGGAGTGACGGTCATTGGACCGATTAACTTGCCCTCTTCCCTACCGATTCACGCTAGCCAGATGTATAGTAAGAACGTTTCGACCCTGTTGCAATATCTGGTGAAAGAGGAACAAATGCAACTGGATTTTGAAGATGACATCATCAATAGCATTTGTCTCACTCATGATGGCGAACTGCGCAACCAACGAGTGAAAGATATCTTAGCAGCGAAAACCGAATCAAAAGTCTAAATACGCGAGGAAATAACGATGGAAACAACACTCATTGCCAGTTTATTTGTATTTGTCCTGGCTGCTTTTGTCGGGTTTGAAGTGATTAATAAAGTTCCCCCAACGCTACACACTCCCCTCATGTCAGGTGCTAATGCTATTTCCGGTATTACTGTCATTGGTGCGGTGCTGATCGCCGGCGCCGGTGGCAATAGTACAGTCACGACTATTATGGGCTTTATTGCCGTTATCCTAGCCACAATCAATGTCGTCGGCGGGTTTCTCGTCACTGATCGGATGCTGCAAATGTTTAAAAAATAAGGAGGCTAAATCTTAAGTGAACGACTTAACAACATTTTTACCCACAGGGATTCAAATTAGCTACTTAGTTGCGGCTTCCCTGTTTATTCTTGGCTTAAAGAAATTAGGGTCCCCAGCGACAGCTCGTAATGGGAACGTTTTATCTGCAACAGGGATGCTTCTTGCCGTCGTGGTTACCCTGCTGGATCAACAAATTCTTAATTACCAATGGGTGCTCATTGGAGTCGCTGTTGGATCAGTGATTGGTGCGATTATTGCCAAAACCGTTGCCATGACAGCAATGCCACAAATGGTTGGCTTCCTCAACGGCTTAGGAGGTGCGGCCTCAGCATTAGTTGCGATGGGCGAATTTTGGCGACTAGTCCACTCAGAAGCAGGAGTGCCCCTTGACGCGACCATTACCGTGATTCTCGGGATTTTTATCGGTGGGGCAACCTTGACGGGTAGCTTAGTGGCAGTAGGCAAGCTACAGGGGATTATTACCGGAAAACCCGTGACTTTCCCTTTGCAACAACCCATTAACATCGCGATCGCGGGTGCCTTTATTGTCAGCAGTGCGTTTTTAATTGCCAACCCAGCTGATCAAGCGGCCTTCTTCACCATGATTGGACTGGCGAGCTTGTTTGGGATTCTCTTTGTCCTTCCTATTGGCGGTGGCGATATGCCCGTTGTCATTTCGCTATTAAACTCTCTATCTGGTTTAGCAGCCAGTGCAGCAGGTTTCGTCGTCATGAACAATATGCTGATTATTGCCGGAGCGTTAGTCGGGGCATCCGGTTTAATCCTTACCGAAATCATGTGTAAAGGCATGAACCGCTCTTTAGCCAGCGTTCTCTTTGGTGCGTTTGGCGGCGGTGACGCCGGTGGTGTTCCCGGCGCTGTTGGTGCGGACTTAGGCGATAAAGTGGTCCGTAGCATTGGTTCTGAAGAAGCAGCGATGATGCTCCGCTACGCCCGTTCGGTAGTGATTGTGCCGGGTTATGGCATGGCGGTTGCCCAAGCCCAGCAAGCGATTCAGGAATTAGCGATTCTCCTTGAACAAGGGGGCGTGGAAGTGAAATATGCGATTCACCCGGTTGCGGGAAGAATGCCAGGACACATGAACGTTTTACTCGCCGAAGCGAATGTTCCTTACACGCAACTCTATGATATGGATGACATTAACCCGCAATTTGAACAAACGGATGTGGCGTTAGTGGTGGGTGCTAATGATGTGGTGAACCCCGGTGCCCGTCATGACCAGGGAAGCCCGATTTATGGGATGCCGATTCTAGAAGTAGATAAGGCAAAACAAACCATTGTCATTAAGCGGAGTTTAGGAACGGGTTTCTCCGGGATTCAGAACGAACTCTTTTTCAAAGATAAAACGACGATGCTCTTCGGTAGCGCGAAAGATATGCTTACCCAATTAGTCTCGGAAGTAAAACAGCTCTAAAGCTAACTTTCTAATCTGTTGAGTGACGCTCCAGTCTAATGCTGGGGCGTTCTTTTCTTAAAGCGATTCCTGATGCTGTTACAAAACTTGAAATTAACCATAGTTAGGGCTTGCTGAATTAAGCTGAAGTGTAGAGCCGACAAGGAATAGAGAAGCAATCAAAGCAAAATGGGTTCTCTAACTCTTCTGAGCAAAAGACAGTATAAACGTTTGTTAGTCGTCCAGGAAGTGGCTCGTCAGCAAGGAATAATGTTTGAGAACAATCAAAGAAGAATTGATAATCGGATTGTCAGTTTAAGCCAGCCCCATGTGCGTCCAATTGTGAGAGGAAAAGCTGGACAAGCGGTAGAGTTTGGTGCCAAACTTTCCGCTAGTTGTTTTGATGGGTATGTCTTTTTAGATCATTTAAGTTGGGAGAATTACAACGAATCAAAAGACTTTAAAACTCAAATCGAAGCCTTTAGAACTTATACAGGATGTTACCCGGAATCGGTTCATGTTGACAAAATTTATCGAACACAGGAAAACCGAGCTTGGTGTAAGGCAAGAGGAATTAGAATTAGCGGTCCTCGTTTAGGAAGACCACCCAAAAAAGTCAGCTTAGAAGAAAAGAAACAAGCCCGATTAGATGAAAGAATTAGAAATGAAATCGACGAGCGACCCCGCGCCGTCGCACGGCGCTAGGGAACGCGCGAGTTGAGGGGAAATTTGGTCAAGGAAAGAGAAGATTTAGTTTAAATCAGGTGATGATGAAATTACCTTCTAGTTCGGAAACAGCAATTGCTCTTACTTTTTTAGTGATGAATTTAAACACTCTGTTGACAAGGGTGTCTTATCTTCTTTTTAATCTATTTTGGCAAAAACTCCTTTTAGCTTTACTAAAATTTATACGAAATGAAATTAAAATAAGTTTTCTTTATTAAAATAATGCTCTCACCTGATGTGTTATTTCTCTTTTGCTGTAATTGACTCGAAGGGTCAATCGATCGCGACTTTTTCAGCAAGCCCTAATTAACCAAGCTTGGGGTGCGGTTTCATTTTGCCTTCCAAGTTCCACCGTAACGATAGTAAAGATTATTCGCACTGAGTTTTGGCCAACAATCTGGGCAGACTAAATACCAGCAATTGCTCTGGTCAAACTGAATGCGGTAGCGTAAACTAACAACCGTTTGGCAGTATTCACAAGGTTTTGGTTGTTTTGCCATTGCTCATGTAAAAACCAACTCCATGCCAATTCATCCTGCAACCTTATAACAATTGACAACTGCTGAGGTGTTAGAAAATGACCAAAAGCCTTGAAAAACAAGACACCAAACCAAAAAAAACGATTTAAGGAGAACTATTACTTCCCAAGAAAATCTAGTTTATTAGGAGAGGGCAAGCAACGATGAGTTTTCATCTTCATAAAACAATTTTATCGCATCACTATTCCGACGCAGTAAATTTTCAACTTGTAATGTCGAGCAGTTTCCAAGTCGGAGCCAAATGACTTTAGGTGGGTTCCCAAATACTAAACTCAGATCGTGCATATCAGCATCTTTCGAGACAATCATCAAATTGTTATTTTTTGCATAATCCCAAACTATCGGGTCGATTGTCGCTTTCATTCCTACATCTCGAACATGAAGAGAGCCTGGGAAAAGATCGCTCAATCGGTTCGGCAGTTTAGGCGACAAGTTTTCATCAAATAGTAATTTCATGCGGATGATGAAGCAGCCATAAACCGACGTTCACGGTCAGCAGCATAGGCGATACAAGCCTTTAAATCTTCTCGCGTTAGATCGGGAAAATCATCAAGAATTTCTGCTTCAGTCATCTCAGAAGCCAGGTATTCAAGCACCTCATAAACGGTAATTCGCAAGCCACGTACACAAGGTTTGCCACCGCGTTTGTTTGGTTCGATCGTAATGTAATCTCTATAATTCATAGCCGGTTAACTAATTGATTCTCAGTTTTATTCTCAGTTAAAGTTTAGAGATCTACATCCACATCACTATCCTCGTCAGACTTCTCGCCACGAAGTTTCTTCATACCTCCACCAATACCTAAACCTAGAGTTCCTCTTCCCATGTTTTTGACTCCGCTCTCTACAAGTTCGTCACTTTCAGTGACTATACCTACAACTGCTTGCCCTCCCTCTAAAGTATTTGACCCGAGTTTTTGATCACTCCAAACCCTACATTACCCAAGAATCCTGCAACCCTAATAATGTTCATGAGATTCTCCTATTAAGATACTTAGCTAAATTCTAACGGCAAAACACAATGGCGGTAGGTAACCTTGAACTCAGTACTAGCAGCCTTTATCTGTCCGCGCAAGTAGTGATTGCATCTGGCAGCGCCCAAAGGCGCGATGTGGCGAAGCCACAGCCGTTTGGGCATCGCGCATCGCAAAAATGCCCCATCTGGGTTCCGGTTGCATCTTCCGGCTGAATCGCTTGGAATTGAACCG
The sequence above is drawn from the Cyanobacteria bacterium GSL.Bin1 genome and encodes:
- a CDS encoding ATP-grasp domain-containing protein, with protein sequence MSFSKILIANRGEIALRILHSCEELGITTVAVHSTIDRNALHVQLADESVCIGEPPSSKSYLNIPNLIAAALTRNATAIHPGYGFLAENARFSEICADHQIHFIGPTPAAIRAMGDKSTAKETMQKAGVPVVPGSDGLLADETTAYRVARNIGFPVMLKATAGGGGRGMRLVHHEGELSKLFQAAKGESEAAFGNGGVYLEKFIERPRHIEFQILADQYGNVIHLGERDCSIQRRHQKLLEESPSPVLDANLRQKMGKAAVKAAQSINYVGAGTVEFLLDAHGHFYFMEMNTRIQVEHPV
- a CDS encoding cupin domain-containing protein, with the protein product MLVRKLNECEEFTAGDGTILRELLHPDKQPLELRYSLAHAIVPIGQTSIPHSLTTSEVYYIMQGKGEMHIDNESQVIEPGDAIYIPPNARQYVHNCGDEPLVFVCMVDPAWREEDETIYE
- a CDS encoding histidine kinase, whose protein sequence is MSDNQQRILGYFIEEAKEHLETLEQGLLNLSSASEDSEQIDELFRAAHSIKGGGAMLGYGSIQKTAHRLEDAFKVFRDGKVNVDEKLESLFLSAFDVLKDLIARLQSPEGLSEGQGKELVKGAESQFKELQEHLDQCADVKAVIADLGGAATAEPTTAIENQVIEIRPLLREMLQLFKGEDTVETRQTLSQICHRAKGLAEDDPNWRQLVETANSAIVNPKHSYRTLAPVVIKELKQGADCIELEQPQAIKIGESLNRLANASIPHVLIPAEPQAAAALLKRIFNQQQLSELKEKISV
- a CDS encoding Re/Si-specific NAD(P)(+) transhydrogenase subunit alpha — encoded protein: MKIAVTKEIEVGERRVALIPDIVSRLVKQGWEIQVEAGAGEAAFFSDRAYEEAGATIITDKATLWQSADIITKVSALKEEELPLLPKGKSVIGLLDPLGKPELIQTLAEQGINSFALELMPRTSRAQSMDALSSQGNIAGYKAVLLGATALPKFFPMLTTAAGTIRPATVFIIGVGVAGLQAIATARRLGALVEAFDIRPEVKEQVQSLGADFVEMSFEEETTTKDGYAKEVSKDAKQQSQELIAKHVAKADVVITTAQVQGKRAPQLVTNDMIKQMRPGSVIVDLAGEQGGNCEPTEAGKDIQVEPGVTVIGPINLPSSLPIHASQMYSKNVSTLLQYLVKEEQMQLDFEDDIINSICLTHDGELRNQRVKDILAAKTESKV
- a CDS encoding NAD(P) transhydrogenase subunit alpha → METTLIASLFVFVLAAFVGFEVINKVPPTLHTPLMSGANAISGITVIGAVLIAGAGGNSTVTTIMGFIAVILATINVVGGFLVTDRMLQMFKK
- a CDS encoding NAD synthetase, with the protein product MNDLTTFLPTGIQISYLVAASLFILGLKKLGSPATARNGNVLSATGMLLAVVVTLLDQQILNYQWVLIGVAVGSVIGAIIAKTVAMTAMPQMVGFLNGLGGAASALVAMGEFWRLVHSEAGVPLDATITVILGIFIGGATLTGSLVAVGKLQGIITGKPVTFPLQQPINIAIAGAFIVSSAFLIANPADQAAFFTMIGLASLFGILFVLPIGGGDMPVVISLLNSLSGLAASAAGFVVMNNMLIIAGALVGASGLILTEIMCKGMNRSLASVLFGAFGGGDAGGVPGAVGADLGDKVVRSIGSEEAAMMLRYARSVVIVPGYGMAVAQAQQAIQELAILLEQGGVEVKYAIHPVAGRMPGHMNVLLAEANVPYTQLYDMDDINPQFEQTDVALVVGANDVVNPGARHDQGSPIYGMPILEVDKAKQTIVIKRSLGTGFSGIQNELFFKDKTTMLFGSAKDMLTQLVSEVKQL
- a CDS encoding DUF433 domain-containing protein gives rise to the protein MNYRDYITIEPNKRGGKPCVRGLRITVYEVLEYLASEMTEAEILDDFPDLTREDLKACIAYAADRERRFMAASSSA